One region of Candidatus Saccharibacteria bacterium genomic DNA includes:
- a CDS encoding HAD family hydrolase, producing the protein MTEVEKLLKTIDERGYTHIIFDLDATLTLLNLPWREWVDLIAQRLPPDQADSFRRITEDDGSSWQQIANEHVERYETFLPALIEASEEFESMYFAHTPYDELVRAVHELAEQGKVMYAWSANMRSTIERALLELGIRHHFNKLVTREDVRLAKPHPEGWMLLDDSTPREQFLFVGDSSNDAGAAQSLGIDFFEITYFKQGQ; encoded by the coding sequence ATGACAGAGGTAGAAAAGTTGCTGAAAACGATTGACGAGCGTGGCTATACGCACATCATTTTCGACCTCGACGCAACACTAACACTCTTGAATCTTCCGTGGCGCGAGTGGGTTGACTTGATAGCCCAGCGGCTACCTCCAGACCAAGCCGATTCTTTTCGACGCATTACCGAAGATGACGGCAGCAGCTGGCAGCAAATCGCCAATGAACATGTTGAGCGCTACGAAACCTTTCTCCCAGCGCTTATAGAGGCGAGTGAGGAGTTTGAAAGTATGTATTTTGCTCATACGCCGTACGATGAACTAGTCCGTGCGGTGCACGAACTAGCAGAGCAGGGAAAAGTCATGTACGCATGGTCGGCAAATATGCGTTCTACTATCGAGCGAGCTCTATTGGAACTCGGCATTCGCCACCATTTCAACAAATTAGTGACGCGCGAGGATGTGCGGCTGGCCAAACCGCACCCGGAGGGCTGGATGCTGCTAGATGATAGCACACCGAGGGAACAATTCCTCTTCGTAGGCGATAGCAGTAATGACGCGGGCGCCGCACAGTCACTGGGCATAGACTTCTTTGAAATCACCTACTTCAAGCAGGGTCAGTAA